Sequence from the Ailuropoda melanoleuca isolate Jingjing chromosome 10, ASM200744v2, whole genome shotgun sequence genome:
AACTGAATTAGTAATCGTATTATAAATGTATGGAATTTAGTGATGATGATGAAACACTTTTTCATTggttagtttttttgtttttctgagaagtATGTTCCTCACCACAACCTTTCTTTTGGTTCCATAGGCAGAAGAAAACCTCGGTATGGTGATGATCTTTACTTTAGTGACAGCTgtgcaagaaaaattaaatgaaatagtagatcaaataaaaactagaagagaagaagaaaagaagcaaaaagaaaaagaggcagaagaagCTGAAAAGGTATATTGTAAAGCTGggatttctttcattattttttacatcTGTTTTGTGTCTCATTTATCTAACCacatgtcttttttattttctaagcaaTTATTTCACGGCACTCCTGTTACAATTGAGAATTTCTTAAGTTGGAAGGCCAAGTTTGATGCAGaactcttggaaattaaaaagaaacgaatgaaagaagaagaacaagcaggaaaaaataaattaagtggtatgactcccctccccctgcccaggctGTTCTGTATTCTTGCACAGCAGCAGGATCGTTTGGACAGATTTCTATAAACAAATAACGTACTTGGGCATCTTggacaaaaagagaaagcattcTGTCTACATGGTGACATTTCTCCATTCGTAGCTATCGCTAATTTTTATGGCTTATCTCTGATTTAGGTATCGCAGTGGCTAGAGCTTGAGATGCAGCCGCCATGACATTCAGAATCACAGGCGTTAGAAGTGGTAGCGTCAAGTGCATTGGTTTTTCTAGGACTCTAAAGCAGACTGGGTTTTCACTTGTTCCATTTTAATGCAGATACAGATCACCTGCATTTTAGCTACTTATGAATTGatgaatttattgaaatttacagaaaaataggTTTTCAGACTTGTTTTCTTGGATTATTGTACTTCTTAAAGGATTGTAGGGAAGATGGAGGAAAACTGTGGAAAGGTGGGAAACTAGAACAGATAGGAAAAATATGTTTGAACTAaacatatttgtttcttttagggAAACAGCTCTTTGAAACAGATCATAATCTTGACACATCTGATATCCAGTTTTTGGAAGATGGTAAGATAATACTAAGATTCCACGGGTACATAACGCACTGTTTTTAATAGTGTGTTAACCCACGAAAATCAGAGTGATAGTGTGAAATTTTCCTCCCAAAgctataaacaaatacattttgaagaataaattgtAATGTTTGATTAATTTATCCACTAAACTatagctatatatttttaaagttttctgatAACTTAAACAACATCAAAGGTAGCAGTAAACCATAATTGTTTAAATTATGGTCACATTAGTCTCTAATAATTAGTCAACCAGGCCCCTGTAACCCAGGTGATCTGGTTCACTCAAATTTCTAGTATCAGAAATCTGTGGAAACTATTTCATGGTCATGGAACTTTATAAAGACCTCAAATCTGGAACTCTTCATGCCCCCTAaccaaaaatcttatttttcatacTAGTCTTACTGTCTGGAACATCTACTTCCTTatgctttccttctcctttttatcCTTAGCTTTATCCTCTTTCAGTCTTCTCTCCATCCAGTATTCATCTATCCGTAGATATTTATTGCACCCCTAGTATAAACCGGGCGTGGTCCTGGTTGCTGACAATACAGCAGCAGAGAGCAGTACAGACCGAttccctgcccttgtggagcttGTGGCCCATGTGTGTTTCTTAAactggactccatgctcagtcaCACTTCTAGCACCCTAGAGTTAGGACCCTTCACTAGCCTTCTTCATGCTCATCTTGCCAGTTGGGGATCCTGTACCATCTGGCCTTTCAACTTTGTTCCTGGACTAGCTCCTGAAAAAGGTTAAGAAGCCATGTTGATGTGGCCTCACTGCCAAATCATGCTTCTTAACTTGAGCTGGGCCCTTAGGGACACTCACCATTGTATTTCATATATCTTACTGCGTTCTTGCTCCAAGACATTTATTAGtcacaaacaaaaacaccccatacaaacaaacaaacaaacaaacccagcaaGGTAGTCCTCATGTATCCCCCTCTCACTTTACTAGCTTGTTTTTCTCGTATCTTATTGAGAAACTCTGGAACAAAAGCTGTGTCTCATTCTCTCTTGCACTTTAGAAGTTTCACTTGTCCTTGACTCCTTTCCCTGTCTGATGGATCAAGTACCTCTTCATATCCAGTAACTCACCACAAGCTCTCCGCTGATTCTGCTTCAGGAGTGTCTTTTCCACACATTTTCAACTCTTTCCTCCTAACTTGAAGGTTTTATCATTTGTTTCCCCGGGTGTCTGTGCTGGCTTCTCACATTGTCTGCCTGCTtcagtctcttcctctttttggtTCCCTTAGTCATCGCCCCTGAGGTGGCGTTCCTGAAACTCATGTTGAATCATGATACTTCTCTCCTTAAAATCTTTTGATGGTTCTGTGTTGCTTGGAGGAAAAGGTTGACCTACACTGTCCTTCAGTCTGCCCTTCATCTGTGATATCTCCAGATATTTTTCCTAAAGAATCTTGTGTTCCAGTGAGAACACAATCTTGTGTtcagtcttattttttctttctgcctttgtatATACTACTGCCTATAATTGCTTCATcctgcccccttttcttcttGGTGGATTAAAATTCATTGTAAAGATATTTTAGACATCATCTGTTTCGGGAagccttccctgtctctcccagAGACAGTGAGTTATTCTTTGGCCTGGACTTAGCAAAGGTGTGTTTTATTACTTAACTGCTCGTAGGCAAGAAGGAAGACTCATTCTCATTGAACTGAATGCCAGTGGGCTGGAGTCTGCCAGGAAAGGCAGATGAACAATTTTTGGTGATTTAAGAGGACTGTACTATCCCACTTTTATGTACTTCAAACACACTGAAGAGTAAAGATGTTTAATGCAAGGCCGAGGTATTCCTGTAGTGCTCAGATATTTGGAATTTGAGAAAGGCATACCGTTGGTTCTAAGGGGAACTAAGTGAGAGTGAAGACAAGTTATATCTGTCAGTTAAATAACAAGTATAGTTGAGCTTTAATGATGTCCGTATCTGCCATACTGGAAGAGAGAAACTCCTTGTTCGGGCCCCATGGCCAGTGATAATCAACTTTGTATAACCAGGATATAGCTTCGTCTTCAACTTACAGCATGCCACA
This genomic interval carries:
- the RWDD1 gene encoding RWD domain-containing protein 1 isoform X2, with the protein product MVMIFTLVTAVQEKLNEIVDQIKTRREEEKKQKEKEAEEAEKQLFHGTPVTIENFLSWKAKFDAELLEIKKKRMKEEEQAGKNKLSGKQLFETDHNLDTSDIQFLEDAGNNVEVDESLFQEMDDLDLEDDGDGPDYTPADPESDLTD